The following proteins are co-located in the Streptomyces bottropensis ATCC 25435 genome:
- the cpt gene encoding chloramphenicol phosphotransferase CPT — protein MTTRMIILNGGSSAGKSGIVRCLQAELPDPWLAFGVDSLIEAMPARMQTTDGGIAISPDGEVGIGADFRALEQAWARGVVAMVRAGARVIVDDVFLGGAASQQRWQRLLDGPHGVDVLWAGVRCDSAVAAAREIARGDRVPGMARAQADLVHEGVRYDVEVDTTHTESLTCARTIAARLRQP, from the coding sequence ATGACCACTCGGATGATCATCCTCAACGGCGGTTCCAGCGCGGGCAAGTCCGGCATCGTGCGGTGTCTGCAGGCCGAGCTGCCGGACCCGTGGCTGGCGTTCGGGGTCGACTCGCTCATCGAGGCCATGCCCGCGCGGATGCAGACGACGGACGGCGGCATCGCGATCTCACCCGACGGCGAGGTCGGCATCGGGGCGGACTTCCGCGCACTGGAGCAGGCCTGGGCCCGGGGCGTCGTGGCCATGGTGCGCGCGGGGGCCCGCGTCATCGTCGACGACGTCTTCCTCGGCGGCGCGGCCTCCCAGCAGCGCTGGCAGAGGCTTCTCGACGGCCCGCACGGCGTCGACGTGCTCTGGGCCGGCGTCCGCTGCGACAGCGCCGTCGCCGCGGCCCGCGAGATCGCCCGGGGCGACCGGGTGCCGGGAATGGCCAGGGCCCAGGCGGACCTCGTCCACGAGGGCGTGCGCTACGACGTGGAGGTCGACACCACCCACACCGAGTCCCTGACCTGCGCCCGCACGATCGCGGCCCGCCTGCGGCAGCCGTGA
- a CDS encoding DUF2165 domain-containing protein — MAETQTPRGSLLPLASTLLVGTVALYMALVAFGNITDFGTNQQFVHHVLAMDTTFEDEDLMWRAIESRSVQDAAYVLIIAWESVAALVLVAATYFWARGLGHRAFHTARRCSTLGLLMVLLLFGAGFLAIGGEYFAMWQSDDWNGLDAALRVFLLSGVVLVVTCLPANETTAN; from the coding sequence ATGGCTGAAACCCAGACCCCCCGCGGTTCCCTTCTCCCCCTGGCCTCGACCCTGCTCGTCGGCACGGTCGCCCTCTACATGGCGCTCGTGGCGTTCGGCAACATCACCGACTTCGGTACGAACCAGCAGTTCGTCCACCATGTCCTCGCCATGGACACCACGTTCGAGGACGAGGACCTGATGTGGCGGGCCATCGAGTCGAGGAGCGTGCAGGACGCGGCCTACGTCCTCATCATCGCCTGGGAGAGTGTCGCGGCCCTGGTCCTCGTCGCGGCCACCTACTTCTGGGCCCGCGGCCTCGGCCACCGCGCCTTCCACACCGCCCGCCGCTGCAGCACCCTCGGCCTGCTCATGGTCCTCCTCCTCTTCGGCGCCGGCTTCCTGGCCATCGGCGGCGAGTACTTCGCCATGTGGCAGTCCGACGACTGGAACGGCCTCGACGCCGCCCTGCGGGTGTTCCTGCTGAGCGGGGTGGTGCTGGTGGTGACGTGCCTGCCGGCGAACGAGACCACCGCGAACTGA
- a CDS encoding GNAT family N-acetyltransferase — protein MADLNMRPALSRDVGPLAELRAVVMRPDLERLGRYDPGRVRRRFRDSFDPAHTWVIEAGGAVAGCVALRPAADAHWLEHFYLAPHLQGTGIGTAVLRTLLARADRTGLPVRLNVLRGSPARRLYERHGFRLDAEDPVDVFLTRPPGAGAPSKERPACPETGFTPGA, from the coding sequence ATGGCCGACTTGAACATGCGCCCGGCCCTGTCGAGGGACGTCGGGCCCCTCGCCGAGCTGCGCGCCGTGGTCATGCGCCCGGACCTCGAACGCCTCGGCCGTTACGACCCCGGCCGCGTCCGCCGACGCTTCCGCGACTCCTTCGACCCGGCCCACACCTGGGTCATCGAGGCCGGCGGCGCCGTCGCCGGCTGCGTGGCCCTGCGCCCGGCCGCCGACGCCCACTGGCTGGAGCATTTCTACCTGGCCCCCCATCTCCAGGGCACCGGCATCGGCACGGCCGTGCTCCGCACCCTCCTCGCCCGCGCCGACCGCACCGGCCTCCCGGTCCGCCTGAACGTCCTGCGGGGCAGCCCCGCCCGCCGCCTCTACGAACGCCACGGCTTCCGCCTGGACGCCGAGGACCCGGTGGACGTGTTCCTTACGCGCCCGCCGGGCGCAGGCGCGCCCTCGAAGGAGCGGCCCGCCTGCCCGGAAACGGGTTTCACGCCCGGAGCGTGA
- a CDS encoding LamG domain-containing protein, whose protein sequence is MMASTSGVAHAAGNLPPKQPLVRDLKAGGKACGAGDGKAYIADPQPQVDAVLYDTDSGPLGGEFEFWWKDAEGAEQRRTLTTTSKWSGTRFTLRLPWEDLPANTVVSWHVRADDGTSKSTWSSEGDGSACQFVIDDVNPQKAVVSSPEYPQDVLWVDGVGVYGHFTMDSPSDDVVAYTYGFIGGPYGTVRPDRPGGAVTIPFLPLDSGPDQLTVRAIDRAGRSSGETSYDFFVKSGRAPVAHWKLDDPAGATTAAAEIGTAAEAGTGVTFGGPAPGGTSLASTATLDGSSHGYLTPGAPAVADPRKTFAVSGWARPARTDRDMTVAAQDAGDSTAFALGVDAHGEEPVWSFTVGGARMTGGVPEAGEWAHLLGVYDAETGEGRLYVNGRAVGTKKEAAPGADAGAFQIGRARDGQGYQDRWDGELGGIRVHDRVVVPDEAAELGHRKPRALAHWSLENATEGTSPDQGDGVPLKLGTGATIHRGPDGSCIPDLDPDCAAVPYALVGDGHLKLDGESGYAATERPVVDTSDSFSIGVVVRLADAEPSRPMTVLSQGGEHTDVFRVRYEPSTYAWQLIMPNADEPDAPATVVAQLAMADGGEGEGHRLAVVYDDATDTVKLFLDGQLATGATADFADGLPSTGPLQVGRAQVGDGWGEYLHGDVDEVHAFAGALEDGQINGLGWGTEPCLC, encoded by the coding sequence ATGATGGCGTCCACGTCGGGAGTGGCGCACGCGGCCGGGAACCTGCCGCCGAAGCAGCCGCTCGTACGGGATCTGAAGGCGGGCGGCAAGGCCTGCGGGGCGGGTGACGGCAAGGCGTACATCGCCGATCCGCAGCCTCAGGTCGACGCGGTCCTGTACGACACCGACAGCGGCCCGCTCGGCGGGGAGTTCGAGTTCTGGTGGAAGGACGCCGAGGGCGCCGAGCAGCGCCGGACCCTCACGACCACGTCGAAGTGGTCGGGCACACGGTTCACCCTGAGGCTGCCGTGGGAGGACCTGCCCGCGAACACCGTCGTCTCCTGGCACGTCCGGGCCGACGACGGTACGTCGAAGTCGACCTGGAGTTCCGAAGGGGACGGCTCCGCCTGCCAGTTCGTCATCGACGACGTGAACCCGCAGAAGGCCGTGGTCAGTTCACCCGAGTACCCGCAGGACGTTCTCTGGGTGGACGGCGTCGGCGTGTACGGCCACTTCACCATGGACTCGCCCTCGGACGACGTCGTGGCCTACACGTACGGCTTCATCGGCGGCCCGTACGGCACCGTCCGGCCCGACCGACCCGGCGGGGCCGTGACCATCCCCTTCCTGCCGCTCGACTCCGGGCCCGACCAGCTCACGGTCCGCGCGATCGACCGGGCGGGGCGCAGCAGCGGCGAGACCTCGTACGACTTCTTCGTGAAGTCCGGCCGCGCCCCCGTCGCCCACTGGAAGCTCGACGACCCGGCCGGCGCGACCACCGCCGCGGCCGAGATCGGCACTGCCGCCGAGGCCGGCACCGGCGTGACCTTCGGCGGCCCGGCACCCGGCGGCACGTCCCTCGCCTCGACGGCGACCCTGGACGGCAGCAGCCACGGCTACCTCACCCCGGGTGCCCCGGCGGTGGCCGACCCCCGGAAGACGTTCGCGGTCAGCGGCTGGGCACGGCCCGCGCGGACCGACCGGGACATGACCGTCGCGGCGCAGGACGCGGGTGACTCCACGGCCTTCGCGCTCGGTGTCGACGCCCATGGCGAGGAGCCCGTCTGGTCGTTCACCGTCGGCGGGGCCCGGATGACGGGCGGCGTGCCCGAGGCCGGGGAGTGGGCCCATCTGCTGGGCGTGTACGACGCCGAGACCGGTGAGGGCCGGCTGTACGTCAACGGCCGGGCGGTCGGCACGAAGAAGGAGGCCGCGCCCGGCGCGGACGCCGGCGCCTTCCAGATCGGGCGCGCCCGGGACGGGCAGGGCTACCAGGACCGCTGGGACGGCGAACTCGGCGGCATCAGGGTCCACGACCGCGTCGTCGTCCCGGACGAGGCCGCCGAACTGGGGCACCGCAAGCCGCGCGCCCTCGCCCACTGGTCGCTGGAGAACGCGACGGAGGGGACCAGCCCCGACCAGGGCGACGGTGTGCCGCTGAAGCTGGGCACGGGCGCGACGATCCACCGCGGCCCGGACGGCTCCTGCATCCCGGACCTCGACCCCGACTGCGCCGCCGTGCCGTACGCGCTCGTCGGTGACGGCCATCTGAAGCTCGACGGCGAGAGCGGGTACGCGGCCACGGAGCGGCCCGTCGTCGACACCTCCGACAGCTTCTCGATCGGCGTGGTGGTACGCCTCGCGGACGCCGAGCCGTCCCGCCCGATGACCGTGCTGTCCCAGGGCGGTGAGCACACCGACGTGTTCCGGGTGCGGTACGAGCCCTCCACGTACGCCTGGCAGCTGATCATGCCGAACGCGGACGAGCCGGACGCCCCCGCGACCGTCGTGGCGCAGCTGGCGATGGCCGACGGCGGCGAGGGGGAGGGGCATCGGCTCGCGGTCGTCTACGACGACGCCACCGACACGGTCAAGCTCTTCCTGGACGGTCAACTCGCCACCGGGGCCACCGCCGACTTCGCGGACGGCCTGCCCAGCACCGGCCCGCTCCAGGTCGGCCGGGCCCAGGTCGGCGACGGCTGGGGCGAGTACCTCCACGGTGACGTCGACGAGGTGCACGCGTTCGCCGGCGCCCTGGAGGACGGCCAGATCAACGGACTGGGCTGGGGCACCGAACCCTGTCTGTGCTGA
- a CDS encoding ADP-ribosylglycohydrolase family protein: MGATAGAVWGRVEQQDFRSRVRGTLLGAAVGDALGAPVDHLTLAQIGEAYGPEWLTDLASAYGRRGAITDLTQLTLFTVDGLIRAQVRRDTGVWHPPTDLHRAYLRWAATQRDWGPDERRKDDGWLAREEWLYARRDPSLICLLGFADGTMGTLDAPKNPGACGAEAAARSAPFGLLVGWEPQLVFQLAVECAAQTHGDPTAYLSAGSYAVIVHALARGESLDAAVQKTLVLLAARPGHQPVADALQQAVAAVRQGAPSPALVERLAGDGAAAGLLAVAVYCALVGEDIRHGLCLSVNHGGPSGAAGALTGGLLGALHGETALPPAWLAELEGRPTILVLADDFALEMTQGPALHAPGGAVPGWLTRYPRA, translated from the coding sequence GTGGGTGCGACAGCCGGTGCCGTCTGGGGGCGTGTCGAGCAGCAGGACTTCCGCAGCCGGGTGCGCGGGACCCTGCTGGGCGCCGCCGTCGGCGACGCGCTGGGCGCGCCGGTCGACCACCTCACCCTGGCGCAGATCGGTGAGGCGTACGGCCCGGAGTGGCTGACCGATCTGGCCTCCGCGTACGGCAGGCGCGGTGCGATCACCGATCTCACCCAGCTCACCCTGTTCACCGTCGACGGACTGATCCGCGCCCAGGTCCGCCGCGACACCGGCGTGTGGCACCCGCCCACCGATCTGCACCGGGCGTATCTGCGCTGGGCCGCGACCCAGCGCGACTGGGGCCCCGACGAACGCCGCAAGGACGACGGCTGGCTCGCCCGCGAGGAGTGGCTCTACGCGCGCCGCGACCCCTCCCTCATCTGCCTCCTCGGCTTCGCCGACGGGACCATGGGCACGCTCGACGCCCCCAAGAACCCGGGCGCGTGCGGTGCCGAGGCCGCCGCCCGCTCCGCCCCGTTCGGCCTGCTCGTCGGCTGGGAGCCGCAGTTGGTCTTCCAACTGGCCGTCGAGTGCGCGGCCCAGACCCACGGCGACCCCACCGCCTATCTGTCCGCCGGCTCCTACGCCGTCATCGTCCACGCCCTGGCGCGCGGCGAGAGCCTCGACGCCGCCGTTCAGAAGACCCTGGTGCTGTTGGCCGCCCGCCCCGGCCACCAGCCCGTCGCCGACGCCCTCCAGCAGGCCGTCGCCGCCGTCCGCCAGGGTGCGCCGTCCCCCGCCCTGGTCGAACGCCTCGCCGGTGACGGCGCGGCGGCGGGACTGCTGGCCGTCGCCGTGTACTGCGCGCTCGTCGGCGAGGACATCCGCCACGGCCTGTGCCTCTCCGTCAACCACGGCGGCCCCTCGGGGGCGGCCGGCGCCCTGACGGGCGGTCTCCTCGGCGCCCTCCACGGCGAGACCGCCCTGCCTCCCGCCTGGCTCGCCGAACTGGAGGGCCGCCCCACGATCCTCGTCCTCGCCGACGACTTCGCCCTCGAAATGACCCAGGGCCCGGCCCTGCACGCCCCGGGCGGCGCGGTACCGGGCTGGCTGACCCGCTACCCACGCGCCTGA
- a CDS encoding tetratricopeptide repeat protein, producing MGRAQPPIPTMQELIRRRTRQGFVGRNAERAAFRATFDLPVEDERRRFLFHVHGNAGMGKTFLVRELEQIAREHGALTAYVDDGVGSVPEAMAVIADRFARQGRRFKELERLLTAHRERRYAAELAAMAAPEQEGRPGEPGEAGWPGQPARSGRAGAVAEPSAASMAAARATLVALGLVPVVGPFAGAVDPAQLARQADRLRTGHGPRTRGQEDAELLLAPELVLTPALLEELAHAAAEAPWLVLLFDTYERTGVFLDPWLHDLVSGDRHGPLPGNLVLVTAGQRPLDAARWGGLGDFVLDLPLRPFTEAESRGLLAARGVLAPPVVEEVLRLTGGLPVLVSTLAEARPADLDDLADAGDASATAVERFLRWESDPVRRATALTCALPRWLDLEVFRVAVQGAGGDADAGAGGDADAATGAGARVGAAENPDALFAWLRALPFVTDRGDRVVFHDVVRAPMVRLQRTRSPRDFGARHRRLAAAFAGWRAEAEAGLEGREPWGEARWRELRLAEAYHRLCAGERGALAGALRDVVDACGEDTAVARRWAEALAQAGQDADDEDATRWGRDLLGALERGGVHDALGVLLLRAALDAGRQAHARALRGRALHRDGAHERAVAEYDQALALDPRAATAWQGRAVARAHAGDYAGAVADLDRADALAPDDTTTLVLRGDYHRLLGDPDAAVADLDRAVALDPVRRSTWASRGAARLAQGRLDEALADLDRALELDGEYVWALVRRARVRRSRGEHERQLADLHHAVALDPDAPWVHCERGDALRVADRDEEALADYDRALALDPLYASAYAGRGVTRFRLGRLDDALTDLDAAVALRPEYAWALRHRAAVHLELGAPERALADAERARALRPGDPSIADVHDRAREAAAARPPRSRHPE from the coding sequence ATGGGGCGCGCGCAGCCACCGATTCCGACGATGCAGGAGCTGATCCGGCGCCGTACCCGCCAGGGCTTCGTCGGCCGGAACGCCGAACGGGCCGCCTTCCGCGCCACCTTCGATCTGCCCGTCGAGGACGAGCGGCGCCGCTTCCTCTTCCACGTGCACGGCAACGCGGGCATGGGGAAGACCTTCCTGGTCCGGGAGTTGGAGCAGATCGCCCGGGAGCACGGCGCCCTCACCGCGTACGTCGACGACGGCGTCGGCAGTGTGCCGGAGGCCATGGCCGTGATCGCGGACCGGTTCGCCCGGCAGGGACGGCGGTTCAAGGAGCTGGAACGGCTGCTCACCGCCCACCGCGAGCGCCGGTACGCGGCCGAACTCGCCGCCATGGCCGCGCCCGAGCAGGAGGGGCGGCCCGGGGAACCGGGTGAGGCGGGATGGCCGGGTCAGCCGGCTCGGTCGGGGCGCGCCGGCGCCGTCGCCGAGCCGTCGGCCGCAAGCATGGCCGCCGCCCGGGCGACCCTCGTCGCGCTCGGCCTCGTCCCCGTGGTCGGGCCCTTCGCCGGCGCCGTCGACCCCGCCCAGCTCGCCCGCCAGGCGGACAGGTTGCGCACCGGCCACGGCCCGCGCACCCGAGGCCAGGAGGACGCCGAACTGCTCCTGGCCCCCGAACTCGTCCTCACCCCCGCCCTGTTGGAGGAGCTGGCCCACGCCGCGGCCGAAGCGCCCTGGCTGGTCCTGCTCTTCGACACCTACGAGCGGACCGGCGTCTTCCTCGACCCGTGGCTGCACGACCTCGTCTCCGGCGACCGTCACGGCCCCCTCCCCGGCAACCTGGTCCTGGTGACGGCCGGACAGCGTCCCCTGGACGCCGCCCGCTGGGGCGGCCTCGGCGACTTCGTCCTCGACCTCCCGCTGCGGCCCTTCACGGAGGCCGAGTCCCGTGGCCTCCTCGCGGCCAGGGGGGTGCTCGCCCCGCCGGTGGTGGAGGAGGTCCTCCGGCTCACCGGTGGTCTGCCCGTCCTGGTCTCGACCCTCGCCGAGGCCCGCCCCGCCGACCTCGACGACCTCGCCGACGCGGGCGACGCGAGCGCCACCGCCGTGGAGCGCTTCCTGCGCTGGGAGAGTGACCCGGTACGCCGGGCCACCGCGCTGACCTGCGCGTTGCCCCGATGGCTGGACCTTGAGGTCTTCCGGGTGGCCGTGCAGGGTGCGGGTGGGGATGCGGATGCGGGTGCGGGTGGGGATGCGGATGCGGCTACCGGCGCGGGCGCCCGCGTGGGCGCCGCCGAGAACCCCGACGCGCTGTTCGCCTGGCTCCGCGCCCTCCCCTTCGTGACCGACCGCGGGGACCGTGTGGTCTTCCACGACGTCGTACGCGCCCCGATGGTGCGGCTGCAGCGGACGAGGTCGCCCCGGGACTTCGGCGCGCGGCACCGGCGGCTGGCGGCGGCGTTCGCCGGGTGGCGCGCGGAGGCCGAAGCCGGGCTGGAGGGGCGGGAGCCATGGGGTGAGGCGCGGTGGCGGGAGCTGCGGCTGGCCGAGGCGTACCACCGGCTGTGCGCGGGGGAGCGCGGGGCGCTCGCCGGGGCGCTGCGGGACGTCGTGGACGCGTGCGGCGAGGACACGGCCGTGGCCCGGCGCTGGGCCGAGGCCCTGGCGCAGGCGGGGCAGGACGCCGACGACGAGGACGCGACGCGCTGGGGGCGGGACCTGCTGGGCGCGCTGGAGCGGGGCGGTGTCCATGACGCGCTCGGCGTGCTGCTGCTCCGGGCCGCTCTCGACGCCGGGCGCCAGGCGCACGCGCGCGCTCTGCGGGGGCGGGCGCTGCACCGGGACGGGGCGCACGAACGGGCGGTGGCCGAGTACGACCAGGCCCTCGCCCTCGACCCCCGAGCGGCCACGGCGTGGCAGGGCCGGGCGGTCGCGCGGGCGCACGCCGGGGACTACGCGGGCGCCGTGGCCGACCTCGACCGCGCCGACGCGCTCGCCCCCGACGACACCACCACCCTCGTCCTGCGCGGCGACTACCACCGACTCCTCGGCGACCCCGACGCGGCGGTCGCCGACCTCGACCGCGCCGTCGCCCTCGATCCCGTACGCCGCTCGACCTGGGCCTCGCGGGGCGCCGCCCGGCTCGCGCAGGGCCGGCTCGACGAGGCCCTCGCCGACCTGGACCGCGCCCTGGAGCTGGACGGGGAGTACGTCTGGGCCCTGGTGCGCCGGGCGCGCGTACGGCGCTCCCGGGGTGAGCACGAGCGGCAGCTGGCCGACCTGCACCACGCCGTCGCGCTCGACCCGGACGCCCCCTGGGTCCACTGCGAACGCGGTGACGCCCTGCGCGTCGCCGACCGCGACGAGGAGGCCCTCGCCGACTACGACCGGGCCCTCGCCCTCGATCCCCTGTACGCCTCCGCGTACGCCGGCCGGGGCGTCACCCGCTTCCGGCTGGGCCGTCTCGACGACGCCCTCACCGACCTCGACGCGGCGGTCGCGCTGCGCCCGGAGTACGCCTGGGCGCTGCGCCACCGTGCCGCCGTCCACCTCGAACTGGGCGCCCCGGAGCGGGCGTTGGCCGACGCGGAGCGGGCGCGGGCGCTGCGCCCCGGCGACCCGTCGATCGCGGACGTGCACGACCGGGCCAGGGAAGCGGCGGCGGCCCGGCCGCCGCGTTCGCGGCACCCGGAGTGA